From the Candidatus Obscuribacterales bacterium genome, the window TGCACATGGGAGTCAACCAGGCCGGGCATCAGGAACTGGCCCTGGATATCTATTACTTGATCGTCTTGACCTTCTAATGGTGAGTCACTGACGGCGTCAATGCGTCCATCCTTTACCCGAACCTGCTGGTTCGCGAGCACCTTTCCGTTACGAGTATCGATGACGTTGGCGTTGATGAAGCGTGTCGTTGTCATTGGAATTCCTTGTGAGTGTGTCAGTAGTGGCGTCAGAACATTTTCTGTGGGAGATAGAGTGACAATGCTGGGATCAGCACGATCAGCAACAGGGCGACGATGTCCATTACGATGAACCAACTCACGCCCCTGAAGACTTCAGATAGGGTGACACTGTTGCCTAGGGCGCCCTTGATGACATAGACGTTGAGCCCGATCGGTGGGGTTACCAAGCCAACTTCGAGCAGCTTGACGACGATGATGCCAAACCACACCAAGTTGAGGTCTGCACCTTGTACCAACGGCAGGATCAGGGGAAGAGTGAGCAGAAGCAGACCGATGGAGTCGATGAACATGCCCAGCACGAGGTAGATCAGTGCCACAGCGAGAATGATCCACCAGGTCTCCGTGCTCACACCGAGAATCAGCTCGGAGAAGGCAGCGGGTACGCCGCTCATGGCCAGAAAGCGAGTGAAGAACAGCGAACCGATCAGGATGATGAAGATGCTGGCAGTGCTCACCGCAGTCCGTACAAGGGCTTCTCTCAGTGCAGCAGTGGTCAGGGTGCGTCGAGCCAAAGCGATCAACGCGGCAATAGTGGTACCCACTGCCCCGGCCTCGGTGGGCGAGAAAATGCCCAGGAAGATCCCGCCCAGAACCGAACCGATCAGTAACGGCAACGGCCAGATATTCTTGAAGGCGTCCCATTTTTCGTCCCAGGTGGAGCGCACATCTGAGTCGCCGGCCAGGCTGGGATTAAGCTTGGTCCGGA encodes:
- a CDS encoding TRAP transporter large permease subunit, which gives rise to MSNLEIGVAGIAIALTLIALRVPIGIALGLVSIIGISEMISVRVAWGMISATPFDFAGTWELTAAPMFLFMGYLCTTTHMTQGLFHAMRLYLARLPGGLAVASVMASAFFAAASGSSVATSAAMSRIAVPEMLKHNYDKGLATGTVAASGTLGSLIPPSVLLVLYGVYAQVSVGQLFMAGFIPGVLSALLYIAMIMVRTKLNPSLAGDSDVRSTWDEKWDAFKNIWPLPLLIGSVLGGIFLGIFSPTEAGAVGTTIAALIALARRTLTTAALREALVRTAVSTASIFIILIGSLFFTRFLAMSGVPAAFSELILGVSTETWWIILAVALIYLVLGMFIDSIGLLLLTLPLILPLVQGADLNLVWFGIIVVKLLEVGLVTPPIGLNVYVIKGALGNSVTLSEVFRGVSWFIVMDIVALLLIVLIPALSLYLPQKMF